CATCAGCTCCAGGGCTTCTGTGTACAGCCCGATGGCTTCATCGAAAGCCTTTTTCCCGGCAAGCAGCCTGCCTTTCAGCACGTATGCCTTTTCGTTGAACGGATTCTCTTCCAGCACCTTGTCGGCGCATTGCCCGGCTTCTTCCGCTTGCCCCTGTGCGGCGAGAACCGTTCCTTTCAGCAAGAGGGCATCCTCGTCGTCGGGGTTGATTGACAATACTTTTCCGATGTCTTCCAGCGCTTCTTTGGCTTGCTTCATCTCCCAAAGCGTTTCGGCACGGAAGCGGTAAGCGGCTGCAAAGCTTTCGTCAAGGGCGATGGCTTGGGTTGCCCTGGCGATGGCTTGCAGGGCGTTTCCCATTCCCTGTGCGGCTTTTGCGGCGAGGTAATGGGCAGAAGCGTTTTTCTCGTCAAGGCTGATTGCCTGCTGGCAGGCAAGGTCCATGTTGCCGTAGTCTTCTTGCATGTAGCAGGTATGTGCCAGGGTAATCAGGGCAGACACATCATCCGGATCCGCTTTAATCAGCTTGTCCAAGATGATGCGCGCCTCGTCCAGGCGCTGCGTCTTGATGTAGGCATCTGATAAGTAATGCAGCGTTTCGGGGTCTTCCCGTAGGGCGATGGCTTGCTCGAAACACCGGATGGCGTAATCCAGCTGGTTCATGTTGCGTGCGCGTATGCCGTCGTACTTCAGAATCTCGAAGTTTTTCTGTTCTTGTTTCTCCTGTTGGTTGTCTTCCGGCTTCTTCCCGCCGAAAAGTGCTGATAATAAACCCATGTCGTTCGTGTTTTTAGATGGTTGCAAATATAAGCTTTTTATCCGAAAATTCGATATATAAATGGGAATATATCCGTCACGCTGGATTTGTAATCCAGCGTCATCAGCAAACGGTTTCGGATTACAAATCCGATTCTTTTATTACGCCGGATTACAAATCCGGCGTGACAAGCGTGACAAACTCTGCGTCTTTGCGTCTCTGCGTTCGGTTTTTATCGCAACCGATTATAATAATATTGGTTAACGGGCGAGGGGAAACAATGGAAATATCAGGATTTTTTTATATATTGCAACCGTTAACCCTTTAATTGATTTGTTGATATGGAAGTACATCATGATGAAGCGCAGAGAAAGTTCTGGGTAGAAGTTGACGGATTTAAGGCAGACATGTCTTATCATCTGAAAGAAGGGCATTTGGACATCCGGCACACGTTGGTTCCGGAAGCGATTGGCGGGAGGGGAATAGCCTCGATGCTGGTGAAAACCGCATACGACTATGCCCGCCACAGAGGCTTGAGGCCCATGGCTACATGCTCGTATGCCGTGCGTTGGTTGCAGAGGCATCCCGAATATCAGGGCGTAATCAGCGACGAGTATGGCGGAAGCGGAACGTGTGCCTTGTAGCATGCAGTCATTTTACGTACATCGGGCTAATCTCTTGGCTGCTGCCCTGTCGGGCTTTCCGGTTCCGGTCAGCGGAAGAGCAGCCACCGGTATCCATTGCTTGGGGCGCCAATAAGCCGGGAGTTGCTGGCATGCCCGATGTATTTCCTGTTTTTCTTGTTCGTTGAGGAAGGGTGCGTGCTGGACAAGCAGCACAATCCGCTCGCCGAACTTGGCGTCGGGGGCGGAAGTAATGGCAAAGGGGAAGGGAAGCAGCGGCTTCAGGGCGTTTTCCACTTGCTCTATCTGTACTTTTATTCCTCCTGTATTGATGGTGTTGTCTTTTCTTCCGAGGATACGGAATTGTCCTCTCTCATTCAGTTCTACAATGTCGTTTGTGATGAGCCGTTGCGGGCAGACCAGCGGAGCGTCGATGATTAGGGTTCCTTCGTCCGACCGGCTTACGGATACCTGGCTGAAAGGGGTGTACCATTCCGAGGCGTCCGCTCCGTTCAGTTTCCGGAGGGCGATGTGCGAAAGGGTCTCGGTCATGCCGTACGTGCTCCATACGCCGTTGGGAAAGCGTTTCAGTGCCGCTTCCATGTCGGGATCGATGGCTCCTCCTCCGATAATCAGGTGCCTGATGTTTTTCAGCCGTCCGCATTCTTCGGGATGTTGCAGGGAATTGTAGACTTGCATGGGTATCAGCGCGCCGAAGGCGAGGGGCTGGCTTACGCTTTGCAGGGGATGGCCGCAGGGAGTGACGGAAATCAGGTTCAACCCTGCCGTGAGGGCACGCACCACCACCATTTTGCCGGCGATGTATTGCAGGGGCATGCAGAGCAGGGCGTTGTCGCCTTGTTTCAGCCCGAGGAAAGAGACCGTCAGCATGGCGCTGTTCATCATGCGCCGTTTCTCTACGCGGAGTTCTTTCGGCGTGCCGGTAGAGCCGGACGTATGTACTGTTACCGTATCTGAAGCGTCGAACCATTCGGCAAGGAAATCTGCCAGTGCCGCCAGGAAGCTGTCCGCGCCTGCCTGTTCGCGGAAAAGGGCTTGCAGGCGGCTGGGCTTCTGACCGTGGGCACAAGCGTCTTGGGCAGTATACGTCCTGCCGTCAATCGTAAGGGTCTGGTCGGGGATGTGGGTGGTGAAGTTGTTCATTTTCGGTTGATAATTAACAGTTAATAATTGGTGACAATTTCTATTGAACACAGAGGCACAGAGACACGGAGAAATAAATATAGAGAAGGCAAAGTTCACAGAGTTATATCACGTATGTCACATACGTCACGCCGGATTTGCAATCCGGCGTAATGAAAGAATCGGATTTGCAATCCGAACCGTCAGCGTGGATGATGCGGATTACAAATCCGCAAGTTCGTTTACGCCGGATTACAAATCCGGCGTGACAAAAACGTGACAAAAATATTCGTTAAAAATAAAACTCTGTGCCTTCGTGTCTCTGTGTTTTATTTTTTCACAAGCACAGCAACTCGCCAAACTCCGTTTCGGGCTGTCCGGGCAGAAACCAGAGGCAGTCGCCTTGGATATCGAGAGGGTAAGGAATGTTGTCGATAAAGAGCTGCCCTGTACCCAATCCTTGCGGCATCTGAGGGTTTAGCGTGGCACACCATTGCGCGATGCTGTTCAGCCCCACGTTCGATTCGAGGGCGGAGGTCACCCACGAGCCGATGCCTCTTTCTCCGGCAAGCCTAATCCATTCTTCCGCCCCTTTCAGCCCTCCGTGAAGCGAAGGTTTCAGGATGATGTATTGCGGACGGACGGTGTCGAGCAGCCGGGCTTTCTCTTCGGGACGGTTGACGCCTATCAGTTCTTCGTCCAGCGCGATGGGGATGGGGGTGTCTTGACACAATTTCCTCATCTCTTCCCATTGTCCGGCGCGGATGGGCTGCTCGATGGAGTGCAGCCCGAAGCGGCTCAGCTGTTCCAGCTTACGGGGTGCGTCGAGGGGCGTGAAAGCGCCGTTGGCGTCTACCCGCAGCTCGATTTCCTGCGGAGAGAAATGCTGGCGGATGTGTGCCAGCAGCTCCAGTTCCTGCTCGAAGCCGATGGCTCCGATTTTCACCTTGATGCAGCGGAAGCCCGCTTTCATCTTTTCTTCTATCCGGCGGTACATCTCGTCGAAGTTGCCCATCCAAATCAGCCCGTTGATGGGGATGCCCTCTTCCCCCCGTGAGAAAGGAGTGTCCCAGAAGCGGAGGCTTCCGGCTTGGAGGTGGAGGAAGGCGGTCTCCAGCCCGAAGAGCATGGACGGGTAGGGGCGCAGCGCATCGTAGTCGATGCAGCCTTGTTCGGCACTGCGCTGGCAATGGCAGGCGAGCACGTCTTCGTAGTCGGGGATGTCGTCGCAGCTCAGTGCGGGAAGCGGGGCGCATTCGCCGATGCCGCAGCGTCCGTCCGCCGGGTCCCGCAATACGAGGTACCACACCTTGCGGGTGCGGTAGACCCCTCTGGAGGTTCCTGCCGGTTGTTTGAAGTGCAGCGTGCGCGGGATAATCTTGATTGTGTACATAGGCTTACGGCAGTTTGGGATATTTCGACCAGTCGGGCTTGCGCTTCTCCAGAAACGCCTTGCCGCCTTCCTGGGCTTCATCGGTCATATAGTATAACATCGTGGCGTCGCCGGCAAGCTCCTGGATGCCCGCCTGTCCGTCCAGTTCGGCGTTCAGTCCGGCTTTTATCATGCGGAGGGCGAGCGGGCTGTGCTGCATCATGGTTTCCGCCCATTCCACCACTTCATCTTCCAGCCGGTCGAAGGGCACGACTTTGTTCACCAGCCCCATTTCCAGGGCTTCCTGTGCCGAATACTGGCGGCAGAGGAACCAGATTTCGCGGGCTTTCTTCTGCCCTACGACACGCGCCAGATACGATGCGCCGAATCCGGCGTCGAAGCTGCCCACACGCGGTCCGGTCTGTCCGAAGATGGCGTTCTCCGAGGCGATGCTCAGGTCGCATACCACGTGGAGCACGTGCCCTCCACCGATGGCATATCCGTTCACCATGGCGATGACCGGCTTCGGGATGGAGCGTATCTGCTTCTGCACGTCGAGGATGTTCAGGCGAGGCACGCCGTCGGTGCCTACATAGCCTCCGTGTCCTTTTACGTGCATGTCGCCGCCCGAGCAGAATGCCTTGTCGCCCGCACCGGTCAGCACGATGACGTTGATGTCCGGGCATTCACGGCAATAGAGCAGGGCGTTGCTCAGCTCCATGGTCGTGTCGGGGGTGAAGGCGTTGCGGTAGCGCGGGCGGTTGATGGTGATTTTCGCGATGCCGTTGTAATAGTCGAAAAGAATATCCTTGTATTCTTTGATGGTTTTCCATTCTCTTTTTTCCATAACTAAATGAGTTTTTTGGTTCTCTTTTGTCAGTCTGTTTTTTGTAGAGACTTCACACTATGGCGTCTCAGCATTTCATTGTTACGTCATTGATTGTCACGCCGTAACAGGAAAATCGTAAATCGCCAAACCGTAAATTTAAAACTGTTTCAGGCTATGATAATACGCTTTCAGCAGTTCGATGTCCTTGTCCTTGTCGGTAAATGCCTCCAGCAGCATCGGCTGGCGGGTGACGGAGGGCTGTGTGAAGCTCTCCAGTGCCGCCTGTAGTTCTTCTTCGTTGCGCGCGCAGAGGTATTCGAATCCCCGGTCTTCCGCCCATGCCTTCCCCGACGCGTGGTGGGTGCCCGTCACGAAGCGGCGTGCGTTCTCGTGCAGGGTCAGTCCGGGCAGGGCATGGAAGATTTCGCCGCCTTCGTTGTTGAGCAGGAGGATGCGGATGTTGCTGCCGTAATTGGAGTTCCACAGCGCGTTCATGTCGTAGAAGAAGCTCAGGTCGCCTATCACGATGAAGTTCAGCTTGTCCGATGCCGTGGCATAGCCCAGTGCGGTAGAGAGCGACCCTTCGATGCCGTTTGTGCCCCGGTTGGACAGCACCTCCACTTCGGGCGGTAGGTCGAAGAGCTGGGCGTAGCGCACCGCCGAGCTGTTGGCAAGGTGGAGCGAGCAGGGTGAGGGGAGGCGCCGGAGCGTCTCGCCTATCGCGCGCATCTCGGAGTAGGCGAACTGCGCTTTGGGGATGGCTTTCGACTTCGTTTCCCACCTTTTGGGATATTCGGGCGTGGGTGCGTCTATCAGGACGGCTATCTTTTCGAGGAACTCGAAGGGGTCCATTTCGATGACTACGCTCAGCGAGCCGTACAGGTCCATGATTTCCCCGTCTGCCGAGATGTGCCAGTGTTCCGTGGGCGGATGCTTCCGCAGGAATTTCTTCAGGCGTTTCGAGATGACGTGCCCCCCGTAGGTAATCAGCAGTTCGGGGCGCATCGCCTCCTGCATGTCGTTGTTCATCGAGCACAGCAGGGCTTCGATGTTGCGGATGGGCATCCCCGGCACGGTCTGGTTGCCGATGCTCTCGGCTATCCAGGCGAAATGCTTGTACAGCAGCTTCGTATATTTCTTGTCGAAGAGGTAAATCAGGTTCATCTGCCCTGTCACCGCCATACGCTTCTGGTATTTGTTCAGCCGTTCGATGAGCGGCTGGTAGTCCTTGTCGTAGATGTTCAGCCCCTGGTAGCGGGTGATGACCCGTGCCTCGGGCAGCTCGTTTACGGGGAGCAGGAAGAACGGTTCGCCGACGGGGACATTGATGTGCACCGGTCCCTTGCCGTGGTGGTGCGTTTCCAGCAGTGCCTCGTTGATGAGCCGGTTGCAGAACCATTCGTCTTCTTCGTCCTTCACGTCGGGCAGGCTGACCGATTTCTTGACCAGTGTGCCGAATACGCCCGGCTGGGGAAGGGTCTGCCCGTCCATCTGCCCGATCCATGCGGCGGGGCGGTCGGCGGATATCACCACCAGGGGCACCTGCTGGTAGTAGGCTTCCGCCACGGCAGGATGCAGGTTGAGTAGGGCAGTGCCCGAGGTGCAGCATACGGCTACGGGCGCTCCGTCGTGCAGGGCAAGCCCGAGGGCGAAGAATCCCGCGCTCCGTTCGTCGGTCAGCGGATAGCACGTGAAGTCGGGCACGTTGGCAAAGGTCTGCGTCAGCGGGATGTTCCGGCTTCCGGGACAGAGCACAATCCGCCTGATGCCGTGCGCGCGCAGCAGTGCCGCCAGTTGTAAAATGTTTTTCTTATCGGTGTACATGTTTTGTTTGTTTGTTTGTTTTATTCGTATATTTCACCCAATGACTGTAGGGGCGTATCGCATACGCCCTAAAAGCATTCACGTGGATAAGTTGGCGCATTCGGGCGTATGCGATACGCCCCTACATGAACTGTTTTTTGTTACGCCGGATTGCCTTATACTCTTGTCATTCTTGTCATTCAGTTTTTAGTAGAGACGTCACATTGTGGCGTCTCAGCACCCACTTGAAGGTATGTGTAGTGTCATTCCCTTTGGACGGGGAGACGCCACAATGTGACGTCTCTACATCTTGTTTTGTCACGCCGGATTACAAATCCGGCGTGACAGCGCGTGACAGCAGCCTTCCCCACGGGGGGAGGTTGGAGGGGGCTACAACACATTCAGCATCGTATTCAGCTTCTGCCGGGTTTCTTCCCATTCCGCTTCGAGGACAGACGAGGGGAGGATGCCTCCTCCGGCGTAGAGCGTGCTTTCGCTGCCTTCCACTTTCATGCACCGCAGGTTGACGTAGAGCGACGTGTCTCCTTGCGGGTCGAGCCATCCGATGATGCCCGCGTAATACTTCCGGTCGATTCCTTCGTTCGCTTCGATGAAGGCATAGGCTTCCTGCTTCGGCAGCCCGCATACGGCGGGCGTGGGA
The Phocaeicola salanitronis DSM 18170 genome window above contains:
- the menB gene encoding 1,4-dihydroxy-2-naphthoyl-CoA synthase, whose amino-acid sequence is MEKREWKTIKEYKDILFDYYNGIAKITINRPRYRNAFTPDTTMELSNALLYCRECPDINVIVLTGAGDKAFCSGGDMHVKGHGGYVGTDGVPRLNILDVQKQIRSIPKPVIAMVNGYAIGGGHVLHVVCDLSIASENAIFGQTGPRVGSFDAGFGASYLARVVGQKKAREIWFLCRQYSAQEALEMGLVNKVVPFDRLEDEVVEWAETMMQHSPLALRMIKAGLNAELDGQAGIQELAGDATMLYYMTDEAQEGGKAFLEKRKPDWSKYPKLP
- a CDS encoding tetratricopeptide repeat protein; the protein is MGLLSALFGGKKPEDNQQEKQEQKNFEILKYDGIRARNMNQLDYAIRCFEQAIALREDPETLHYLSDAYIKTQRLDEARIILDKLIKADPDDVSALITLAHTCYMQEDYGNMDLACQQAISLDEKNASAHYLAAKAAQGMGNALQAIARATQAIALDESFAAAYRFRAETLWEMKQAKEALEDIGKVLSINPDDEDALLLKGTVLAAQGQAEEAGQCADKVLEENPFNEKAYVLKGRLLAGKKAFDEAIGLYTEALELMPENAALYQERGRVRYLNEDKEGAIDDMTKALELNPDAEVEINGKFDNF
- a CDS encoding AMP-binding protein, which codes for MNNFTTHIPDQTLTIDGRTYTAQDACAHGQKPSRLQALFREQAGADSFLAALADFLAEWFDASDTVTVHTSGSTGTPKELRVEKRRMMNSAMLTVSFLGLKQGDNALLCMPLQYIAGKMVVVRALTAGLNLISVTPCGHPLQSVSQPLAFGALIPMQVYNSLQHPEECGRLKNIRHLIIGGGAIDPDMEAALKRFPNGVWSTYGMTETLSHIALRKLNGADASEWYTPFSQVSVSRSDEGTLIIDAPLVCPQRLITNDIVELNERGQFRILGRKDNTINTGGIKVQIEQVENALKPLLPFPFAITSAPDAKFGERIVLLVQHAPFLNEQEKQEIHRACQQLPAYWRPKQWIPVAALPLTGTGKPDRAAAKRLARCT
- the menD gene encoding 2-succinyl-5-enolpyruvyl-6-hydroxy-3-cyclohexene-1-carboxylic-acid synthase — protein: MYTDKKNILQLAALLRAHGIRRIVLCPGSRNIPLTQTFANVPDFTCYPLTDERSAGFFALGLALHDGAPVAVCCTSGTALLNLHPAVAEAYYQQVPLVVISADRPAAWIGQMDGQTLPQPGVFGTLVKKSVSLPDVKDEEDEWFCNRLINEALLETHHHGKGPVHINVPVGEPFFLLPVNELPEARVITRYQGLNIYDKDYQPLIERLNKYQKRMAVTGQMNLIYLFDKKYTKLLYKHFAWIAESIGNQTVPGMPIRNIEALLCSMNNDMQEAMRPELLITYGGHVISKRLKKFLRKHPPTEHWHISADGEIMDLYGSLSVVIEMDPFEFLEKIAVLIDAPTPEYPKRWETKSKAIPKAQFAYSEMRAIGETLRRLPSPCSLHLANSSAVRYAQLFDLPPEVEVLSNRGTNGIEGSLSTALGYATASDKLNFIVIGDLSFFYDMNALWNSNYGSNIRILLLNNEGGEIFHALPGLTLHENARRFVTGTHHASGKAWAEDRGFEYLCARNEEELQAALESFTQPSVTRQPMLLEAFTDKDKDIELLKAYYHSLKQF
- a CDS encoding o-succinylbenzoate synthase; the protein is MYTIKIIPRTLHFKQPAGTSRGVYRTRKVWYLVLRDPADGRCGIGECAPLPALSCDDIPDYEDVLACHCQRSAEQGCIDYDALRPYPSMLFGLETAFLHLQAGSLRFWDTPFSRGEEGIPINGLIWMGNFDEMYRRIEEKMKAGFRCIKVKIGAIGFEQELELLAHIRQHFSPQEIELRVDANGAFTPLDAPRKLEQLSRFGLHSIEQPIRAGQWEEMRKLCQDTPIPIALDEELIGVNRPEEKARLLDTVRPQYIILKPSLHGGLKGAEEWIRLAGERGIGSWVTSALESNVGLNSIAQWCATLNPQMPQGLGTGQLFIDNIPYPLDIQGDCLWFLPGQPETEFGELLCL
- a CDS encoding GNAT family N-acetyltransferase; protein product: MEVHHDEAQRKFWVEVDGFKADMSYHLKEGHLDIRHTLVPEAIGGRGIASMLVKTAYDYARHRGLRPMATCSYAVRWLQRHPEYQGVISDEYGGSGTCAL